A single window of Ischnura elegans chromosome 8, ioIscEleg1.1, whole genome shotgun sequence DNA harbors:
- the LOC124163546 gene encoding cytochrome b5-related protein-like, translated as MAPRDSTAKDREETATRGGEGVTGADAVPPRWEAPSYRRRPIKGSTMWLKGKRRDDDIGELWRIHDKLYDLTDFIKMHPGGPDWLTLTRGTDITEAFESHHLSERPTRMLERFFVREASGPRNSAYTFAKDGFYNILKERVRKELAVKDNTRHLGPTLRTKLAADFLLISTLVAGCLASNYYNSPTLGASIYYMFMAVSGVMLTLLTISGHNFFHQRDSLRVLYFDLSLMSSRDWRVSHALSHHLFPNTKLDLEVCLFEPFVEWLPNPKKGFVIRYVSWIYSPILWAVIFYAEKLKRILSRELEWKDAIPLIIPLTFWASTGFSPDCIRGAIYTWLSVIAVSSFLFGYIGLNAGHHHPEVFHAGDTPRKDNDWGLAQVDAIMDRVEVCNGIQEFSLVTFGNHTLHHLFPTIDNAHLAKLYPVLIQTCEEFGKNFSFGNLWETTKGQFLQMANNRPNPKPPK; from the exons ATGGCACCTAGGGACTCGACGGCCAAAGACCGGGAGGAGACGGCAACCAGGGGTGGAGAAGGGGTCACAGGGGCAGATGCTGTACCACCCAGGTGGGAAGCGCCCTCCTACCGCCGTCGGCCCATCAAAGGATCCACCATGTGGCTGAAAGGGAAGCGGCGAGACGATGATATTGGTGAACTCTGGCGGATTCACGACAAACTCTACGATCTGACTGACTTTATCAAGATGCACCCTGGAGGACCGGACTGGCTGACGCTAACGCGG GGTACTGACATCACAGAAGCTTTCGAGTCTCACCACCTTTCGGAGAGGCCGACAAGAATGCTGGAGCGATTTTTTGTGAGAGAGGCATCAGGACCCCGGAACAGTGCATACACATTTGCCAAAGACGGTTTCTACAACATCCTGAAGGAACGTGTGAGGAAAGAGTTGGCGGTAAAAGACAATACCAGACACCTTGGGCCTACTCTTAGAACCAAATTGGCAGCAGACTTCTTGCTCATCTCCACTCTGGTGGCTGGTTGCCTGGCAAGCAACTATTACAACAGTCCTACTCTCGGAGCATCTATATATTACATGTTCATGGCCGTGTCTGGAGTGATGCTAACTCTACTCACCATTAGCGGTCATAACTTCTTCCACCAAAGGGATTCATTGAGGGTCTTATACTTCGACCTGTCCTTAATGTCCTCTCGGGACTGGAGAGTATCCCATGCCCTCAGCCACCATCTCTTCCCAAACACAAAGCTGGATTTGGAAGTTTGTCTGTTTGAACCATTTGTTGAGTGGCTGCCCAATCCTAAG AAAGGATTTGTGATAAGATATGTGTCTTGGATTTATAGCCCTATACTCTGGGCTGTAATATTCTACGCTGAGAAACTGAAGAGAATTTTATCAAGGGAGTTGGAATGGAAGGATGCCATTCCTCTCATTATACCACTGACATTTTGGGCTTCAACTGGATTTTCTCCAGATTGCATCCGGGGTGCTATCTACACATGGCTCAGCGTAATTGCTGTCTCGAGTTTTCTATTTGGTTACATAGGACTCAATGCAGGGCATCATCATCCTGAG GTATTCCACGCAGGGGATACGCCACGCAAGGACAATGACTGGGGACTGGCCCAAGTAGATGCCATAATGGACCGAGTTGAAGTTTGCAATGGTATCCAAGAATTTTCCCTCGTAACTTTTGGAAATCACACTCTTCACCACCTCTTCCCAACCATCGACAATGCTCACTTGGCCAAGTTATATCCAGTTCTCATCCAAACCTGCGAAGAGTTTGGGAAGAATTTCTCGTTTGGAAATTTGTGGGAGACAACAAAAGGACAGTTTCTACAAATGGCCAACAATAGGCCAAACCCAAAACCACCAAAATGA